The Streptomyces pactum genome contains a region encoding:
- a CDS encoding YrhK family protein, which yields MLARLERYLLQDFPFIHLVIGGFGNATFLVGSVFFLFPSLERIALWLFVIGSLGMLTGTIGEAFVRHKRRSRQRATTSQR from the coding sequence TTGCTGGCCCGACTCGAGCGGTATCTGCTCCAGGACTTCCCGTTCATCCACTTGGTGATTGGCGGCTTCGGCAACGCAACGTTCCTGGTCGGCAGCGTGTTCTTTCTCTTTCCCAGCCTGGAACGGATCGCCCTGTGGCTGTTCGTCATCGGCTCGCTCGGCATGCTCACGGGCACCATCGGTGAGGCGTTCGTCCGGCACAAGCGCAGGTCACGGCAGCGGGCCACCACCTCGCAGAGGTAG
- a CDS encoding XRE family transcriptional regulator: MTQEDGDLDSLVRKRLRALRVAQGCSLEELAKRANLSQSSLSRIENGQRRLALDQLVTLARALDTTLDQLVETATDDVITSPTIDAARGRMRWTVKADPGMSVVRQRLTEPPPENQARMRAHPGREWLVVLSGTAILMLGHRRFRLETNQAAEFPTMMPHAIGTEGGPCEILGMFDRDARRGHQRDDIDGESPAG; encoded by the coding sequence ATGACGCAAGAAGATGGAGATCTGGACAGCCTCGTACGCAAACGCCTCCGTGCGCTGCGGGTGGCGCAAGGCTGCTCCCTGGAAGAGCTGGCGAAGCGGGCCAACCTCAGCCAGTCCTCACTGAGCCGCATCGAGAACGGCCAGCGCCGCCTCGCCCTGGACCAGCTCGTCACCCTCGCGCGCGCGCTCGACACCACACTCGACCAGCTCGTGGAGACCGCCACCGACGACGTCATCACCAGCCCGACGATCGATGCTGCCCGCGGCCGGATGCGCTGGACCGTAAAGGCCGACCCCGGGATGAGTGTGGTGCGCCAGCGACTGACCGAACCGCCCCCCGAGAACCAGGCGCGCATGCGCGCTCATCCGGGGCGCGAATGGCTCGTCGTCCTGTCCGGCACTGCCATCCTCATGCTCGGCCACCGACGCTTCCGCCTGGAGACCAACCAGGCGGCCGAGTTCCCCACGATGATGCCGCACGCGATCGGCACCGAAGGCGGACCCTGCGAGATCCTGGGCATGTTCGACCGCGACGCCCGCCGCGGCCACCAGCGCGACGACATCGACGGCGAGAGCCCTGCCGGGTGA
- a CDS encoding class I SAM-dependent methyltransferase translates to MSHAHTHTPHHGTSHGHHHAHGTESDGQAEILDLDAEVLAEHTASITAWLPLTTGPHHIVDLGCGTGAGTFALLERFPDAHVVAVDASAEHLQRLRTKACARGVEDRVRTVQADLDEAAWPDLGSPDLVWASASMHHMAHPDRALRNVHDALAPGGLFAVVELAGHPRFLPEHAPEGRPGLEERVHAAADRRQAEHMPHRGADWGPMLTAAGFTTEGERTIVVNIGGDRREAVGRYAVGVLQRVRGAIADRLTPDDLAALDQLLDTSGPRSILRRDDLTVRTERTVWAARRT, encoded by the coding sequence ATGAGCCACGCACACACCCACACCCCCCACCACGGCACCTCCCACGGCCACCACCACGCTCACGGCACCGAGAGCGACGGCCAGGCGGAGATCCTCGATCTTGACGCCGAGGTCCTGGCCGAGCACACCGCCTCCATCACCGCATGGCTGCCACTGACGACCGGCCCACACCACATCGTGGACCTGGGGTGCGGCACCGGGGCGGGCACCTTCGCCCTCCTCGAGCGCTTCCCCGACGCGCACGTCGTCGCCGTCGACGCCTCCGCCGAACACCTTCAGCGCCTGCGCACCAAGGCATGCGCCCGCGGCGTCGAGGACCGCGTGCGCACGGTGCAGGCCGACCTCGACGAAGCCGCCTGGCCGGACCTCGGCTCACCCGACCTGGTGTGGGCGTCGGCCTCGATGCACCACATGGCCCACCCCGACAGGGCGCTGCGCAACGTCCACGACGCCCTCGCGCCCGGCGGCCTGTTCGCCGTCGTGGAACTGGCCGGCCATCCCCGTTTTCTGCCCGAGCACGCCCCCGAGGGCCGCCCGGGCCTGGAAGAGCGCGTTCACGCCGCGGCCGACCGTCGCCAAGCCGAACACATGCCGCACCGCGGCGCCGACTGGGGCCCGATGCTGACCGCCGCCGGCTTCACCACAGAGGGCGAGCGGACCATCGTCGTCAACATCGGAGGGGACCGCAGGGAAGCAGTCGGCCGCTACGCCGTCGGCGTCCTGCAACGCGTTCGCGGCGCCATCGCCGACCGGCTCACCCCCGATGACCTCGCCGCACTCGACCAGCTCCTCGACACCAGCGGCCCGCGCAGCATCCTGCGCCGTGACGACCTGACCGTACGCACCGAGCGAACCGTCTGGGCCGCCCGCCGCACCTGA
- a CDS encoding copper chaperone PCu(A)C: MAGLFAARGRCVLAATALTVTLTVSGCGGDEDFSLPDWEAPGQNGRVGDIMIRYAHVAEPRGEPWQPGDDVPAYAWLYNKGGEDDRLVGASTPNAASVDIVGSDGKRLSAGVDLPANKLVELESGRAHLVLRDVREEIRGGDFMKFTLRFEDAGTANFNIQSQVPVYDESPSPTG, from the coding sequence ATGGCAGGCCTCTTCGCGGCACGTGGCCGGTGTGTCCTCGCGGCGACCGCGCTTACCGTCACGCTGACCGTGAGTGGATGCGGCGGAGACGAGGACTTCTCTCTCCCGGACTGGGAGGCACCGGGCCAGAACGGCCGTGTCGGCGACATCATGATCCGTTACGCGCACGTGGCGGAGCCGCGGGGCGAGCCGTGGCAGCCGGGAGACGACGTTCCCGCGTATGCATGGCTCTACAACAAGGGCGGCGAGGACGACAGGCTCGTGGGTGCCAGCACGCCGAACGCGGCCTCGGTGGACATCGTCGGCTCGGACGGCAAGCGGCTGTCAGCCGGGGTGGATCTGCCGGCGAACAAGCTCGTGGAGCTGGAGTCGGGCAGGGCTCATCTGGTGCTGCGCGACGTGCGCGAGGAGATCAGGGGCGGCGACTTCATGAAGTTCACCCTGCGCTTCGAGGACGCCGGAACAGCCAACTTCAACATCCAGTCACAGGTTCCCGTGTACGACGAAAGCCCATCTCCGACCGGGTGA
- a CDS encoding DUF6411 family protein, translated as MVIAGIIVLCVVLAVLAFLLPRLSRRPQSGAQRTMGVGSRAGSKAPGPLGRLFSKPFRSSSRALGRSGSAGRRARGRLPF; from the coding sequence ATGGTCATCGCAGGCATCATCGTCCTCTGCGTCGTACTGGCGGTACTCGCCTTTCTGCTGCCCCGTCTGTCACGACGTCCCCAGAGCGGTGCGCAGCGCACCATGGGTGTCGGTTCCCGGGCCGGGTCCAAGGCCCCAGGCCCGTTGGGACGGCTGTTCAGCAAGCCTTTCCGGTCCAGTTCGCGTGCTCTGGGACGCAGTGGTTCCGCAGGACGCCGGGCCAG
- a CDS encoding glycoside hydrolase family 43 protein has protein sequence MSPSRRRLVGLVPLGLAGALVVGQVATPAGTAHAAGDGLSSASGRTSLGGADPSVIKVGDLYVSAKSVDGGIAVRSATTLEGVAEAPKRQVWRDTGGLGEVWAPEIVHHDGQYRIYFAAGRGATHRMYHISSPFADTGYSAATKVALPDDKWAIDGVPFTFDGQRWFVWSGWSGDTNVEQNLYIARMSSPTSATGGRYVISQPREPWERVVGNPYINEAPQPIVDPSGRLHITYSANGSWSSKYCVADLRLRAGGDPTYVWDWYKSNGCLFGSHVPSMMAGWHTTVNVDGPGHHTFVLPRGDAGAAPVPGNRFPTMFHAVEKGTPYSWSNRYWYTGTAVWWGSSTYRRANVPGAPTDVGFSLKFFE, from the coding sequence ATGTCCCCCTCTCGCCGACGGCTTGTCGGCCTCGTACCGCTCGGACTCGCCGGAGCACTCGTGGTCGGCCAGGTCGCGACGCCCGCCGGAACCGCGCACGCGGCCGGGGACGGCCTGTCCTCCGCCAGCGGCCGCACCAGTCTCGGAGGGGCCGACCCGAGCGTCATCAAGGTCGGTGACCTGTACGTGTCCGCCAAGTCCGTGGACGGGGGCATCGCCGTCAGGTCGGCGACGACCCTGGAGGGCGTCGCCGAAGCTCCCAAGCGGCAGGTGTGGCGCGACACCGGCGGACTCGGCGAGGTCTGGGCTCCGGAGATCGTGCACCACGACGGCCAGTACCGCATCTACTTCGCCGCCGGCCGCGGCGCCACTCACCGGATGTACCACATCAGTTCGCCCTTCGCGGACACCGGCTACTCCGCCGCCACCAAGGTAGCTCTGCCCGACGACAAGTGGGCGATCGACGGAGTGCCGTTCACCTTCGACGGTCAGCGCTGGTTCGTGTGGTCCGGCTGGTCCGGGGACACGAACGTCGAACAGAACCTGTACATAGCGCGGATGAGCAGTCCGACCTCGGCCACGGGCGGCCGCTACGTCATCTCGCAGCCCCGCGAGCCGTGGGAGCGTGTGGTCGGGAACCCCTACATCAACGAGGCGCCGCAGCCGATCGTGGACCCGAGTGGGCGCCTGCACATCACCTACTCCGCGAACGGGAGCTGGAGCAGCAAGTACTGCGTCGCCGACCTGAGACTGCGTGCCGGCGGTGACCCCACCTACGTCTGGGACTGGTACAAGAGCAACGGGTGCCTGTTCGGCTCGCACGTGCCGTCGATGATGGCGGGGTGGCACACCACGGTGAACGTCGACGGCCCGGGGCACCACACCTTCGTCCTGCCCCGGGGCGATGCCGGTGCCGCCCCTGTCCCGGGCAACCGGTTCCCGACCATGTTCCACGCGGTCGAGAAGGGGACACCGTACTCGTGGTCCAACCGCTACTGGTACACGGGCACGGCCGTCTGGTGGGGCAGCTCCACCTACCGCCGGGCCAACGTGCCCGGAGCCCCCACCGACGTGGGCTTCAGCCTGAAGTTCTTCGAGTGA
- a CDS encoding PepSY domain-containing protein: MALSLLAGCGRDDPLNESAERFEMVEVDHERAVRLATAEVTGGELVALELKKPESVSPVWESRVADQDGHVQTVRLDATRGESLGAGAGPDLTDSERQDLVRLLDQAQVLPDTAAREAADTPNSEVVTAIELERQDGGPVWLVSVLGVGDDLAMVHVVDAKTGEILDRHPA, from the coding sequence TTGGCGTTGTCGCTGCTCGCGGGCTGCGGCCGGGACGATCCACTGAACGAATCCGCCGAGCGGTTCGAGATGGTGGAGGTCGATCATGAGCGCGCCGTTCGCCTGGCGACGGCCGAGGTGACCGGGGGAGAGCTGGTGGCTCTGGAACTCAAGAAGCCCGAGTCGGTGTCGCCAGTATGGGAAAGCCGGGTCGCGGATCAGGACGGACATGTGCAGACGGTCCGGCTGGACGCCACCCGGGGCGAGTCACTGGGTGCCGGTGCCGGTCCCGACCTCACGGATTCCGAGCGGCAGGACCTCGTGCGGCTGCTGGATCAGGCTCAGGTCCTGCCGGACACGGCAGCCCGTGAAGCGGCCGATACGCCGAACAGCGAGGTCGTCACCGCCATCGAGCTGGAACGGCAGGACGGCGGCCCGGTCTGGTTGGTCAGCGTCCTCGGAGTAGGCGATGATCTCGCGATGGTCCACGTGGTGGACGCGAAAACCGGCGAGATCCTCGACCGCCACCCGGCCTGA